In Granulicella tundricola MP5ACTX9, a single genomic region encodes these proteins:
- a CDS encoding FliM/FliN family flagellar motor switch protein — translation MGTASPVSTTQQAAPQATIAVFKDPDPGKLVPWLPCTLALEVSVVGFTVGSLLKLTKGSLVQTSCHQSTDIPLHVNGILMAWTEFEVVGERLAARITDLV, via the coding sequence ATGGGAACTGCATCACCGGTCTCGACAACACAACAGGCGGCTCCTCAGGCCACGATCGCTGTCTTCAAGGATCCGGATCCAGGAAAGCTCGTCCCCTGGCTCCCCTGCACCCTCGCCCTGGAGGTCTCAGTCGTCGGCTTCACGGTCGGATCGCTCCTCAAACTGACCAAGGGTTCCCTGGTTCAGACCTCCTGCCACCAGAGCACGGATATCCCCCTCCACGTCAACGGGATCCTCATGGCCTGGACTGAATTTGAAGTCGTCGGTGAGCGTCTTGCCGCACGCATCACGGATCTCGTATGA
- a CDS encoding flagellar hook protein FlgE: protein MSFFGVPLSGLIASQSQLQAVSNNLANLDTVGFKDQNVNFSDVFAQSSLNNGSNDPVQTGLGVNASQTTSDFTDGAVSATGIASNMALTGNGFFVTKTATGATAYTRAGDFTKNSSGQLVTPSGDLVMGYPAANGVVNTSGELQPIQIGTGTVIPASATTKFTISANLNSSAAVGSTFASPTPVYDSLGDAHTLTVNYTKTGTNTWSYSVDLPTADTGAATTTVASGTLNFDTSGNLTSPTGSVAINVPTLTDGAASMNFAWNLTDSSGNPTLTQTSLVSANSTSTQNGNASGTLTGYSIAADGTVEGTFSNISNPVALGQVAVASFANTQGLLRTGNNDYQATVGSGAASVGTAETGGRGVITGGSVESSNVDVAAEFAKMIVAQQAYQANAKTVTTFDQISQATLQMITG, encoded by the coding sequence ATGTCATTCTTCGGTGTTCCCCTTTCCGGTCTTATCGCCAGCCAGTCGCAGCTTCAGGCGGTCTCCAACAACCTCGCCAACCTTGATACCGTCGGCTTCAAAGACCAGAACGTCAACTTCAGTGACGTCTTCGCTCAGAGCAGCCTGAACAACGGCAGCAATGATCCCGTCCAGACCGGCCTCGGCGTCAACGCCTCACAGACCACCTCGGACTTCACAGATGGCGCGGTCAGTGCCACCGGAATCGCGTCCAACATGGCGCTCACCGGCAACGGCTTCTTCGTCACCAAGACGGCAACTGGCGCAACCGCATATACCCGTGCCGGAGACTTCACCAAGAACTCCAGCGGTCAGCTCGTCACCCCGTCCGGAGATCTCGTCATGGGATACCCTGCGGCAAACGGTGTCGTCAACACCTCGGGTGAACTCCAGCCCATCCAGATCGGCACAGGCACCGTCATTCCCGCCAGCGCCACCACCAAGTTCACCATCTCCGCAAACCTGAACTCTAGCGCCGCCGTTGGGTCAACCTTCGCCAGCCCCACGCCAGTCTATGACTCGCTCGGAGATGCGCACACCCTCACCGTCAACTACACCAAGACGGGTACCAACACCTGGAGCTATTCGGTGGATCTGCCCACCGCGGACACCGGCGCGGCCACTACGACCGTCGCCAGCGGCACCTTGAACTTCGATACCTCCGGCAATCTCACCTCGCCTACCGGTTCCGTCGCCATCAATGTTCCCACCTTGACTGACGGGGCAGCATCCATGAACTTCGCATGGAATCTGACTGACTCCTCCGGCAATCCCACTCTCACCCAGACCAGCCTCGTCAGCGCCAACAGCACCTCCACCCAGAATGGAAACGCCAGCGGCACCCTGACCGGCTACTCCATAGCAGCCGACGGAACCGTTGAAGGCACCTTCTCGAACATCTCAAACCCCGTAGCCCTCGGCCAGGTCGCCGTAGCCAGCTTCGCCAACACCCAGGGCCTGCTTCGCACCGGCAACAACGACTATCAGGCAACTGTGGGTTCAGGCGCGGCCAGCGTCGGGACCGCTGAAACCGGAGGCCGTGGCGTCATCACCGGCGGATCGGTGGAGTCGTCCAACGTCGATGTCGCGGCGGAATTCGCCAAGATGATCGTCGCCCAGCAGGCCTACCAGGCCAACGCAAAGACCGTCACCACCTTCGACCAGATCTCGCAGGCCACCCTGCAGATGATCACCGGGTAG
- a CDS encoding flagellar hook capping FlgD N-terminal domain-containing protein has product MAASPLSPANLLGQSAAAAQAKAKAKANAATTSSTTSDGLTGSTAGTTFLNLLVKELQNQDPTAPMDSTAMVGQMISLNQLDQLISINQTLGGSSSTATASVASAGQSSTSSAAVMAARASLLNSSAPSASDAATSAASDPGSTLDFSKLNIPNGGK; this is encoded by the coding sequence ATGGCAGCTTCACCCCTTTCACCAGCAAATCTGCTGGGTCAGAGCGCCGCAGCCGCACAGGCTAAAGCAAAGGCAAAGGCAAACGCCGCCACCACCTCAAGCACAACAAGTGACGGGCTCACCGGCTCAACCGCTGGAACGACCTTTCTCAACCTGCTCGTCAAAGAGCTGCAGAATCAGGACCCCACCGCACCCATGGACTCCACCGCCATGGTCGGCCAGATGATCTCGCTCAACCAGCTCGATCAGCTCATCAGCATCAACCAGACTCTCGGTGGCTCATCCAGCACTGCGACCGCAAGCGTCGCATCCGCCGGACAGAGCTCAACCAGTTCGGCCGCTGTCATGGCCGCGCGCGCCTCACTTCTCAACAGCTCCGCACCCAGTGCGTCGGATGCTGCCACCTCGGCCGCGAGCGATCCCGGCTCCACCCTTGACTTTTCGAAACTCAACATCCCCAACGGAGGCAAATAA
- a CDS encoding FliI/YscN family ATPase has product MPTPLAPYFSQLERSSSLRWSGRVLQVIGNLVESEGPSCSVGDECEIITREGRSFSGEVVGFRGSTMLTMTLQLPQGIRYGDRIIATGSRPSIRVGPELLGRVIDGTGEPLDSLGPYGSRRSMPVDAAAPLPLDRLPIRNTLGCGVRAIDAFITCGRGQRLGIFGGSGVGKSTLLGMMARGTEADLTVMALIGERGREVQEFLEVIGEEGRKKSILVVSTSDQSPLLKMRAALAATAIAEYFAAEGKNVLLVVDSLTRFAMAQREIGLAAGEPPTSKGYTPSVINTLARLVERAGNFNKGSITAFYTVLMEGDDQQDPVVDTVRSLLDGHVILDRNLALQNHYPPISVLDSLSRLMSSIAAPEHLGKARALRILLASYKRSEDLIRIGAYQKGFDTVLDRAVEVLPELNRFLQQTSEETPRFAAVAKRLNEMAS; this is encoded by the coding sequence ATGCCGACCCCTCTCGCACCCTACTTCAGCCAGCTTGAGCGCAGCAGCAGCCTGCGTTGGAGCGGTCGCGTCCTCCAGGTCATCGGCAACCTCGTCGAGTCCGAAGGACCCTCCTGCTCCGTCGGCGACGAGTGCGAAATCATCACTCGCGAAGGCCGCTCTTTCTCTGGCGAAGTCGTCGGTTTTCGCGGTTCCACCATGCTCACCATGACCCTGCAACTCCCCCAGGGTATTCGCTACGGTGATCGCATCATTGCAACTGGAAGCCGTCCCTCCATTCGCGTTGGACCTGAGCTGCTCGGCCGTGTCATCGACGGTACGGGTGAGCCTCTTGACTCCCTCGGCCCATACGGCTCGCGTCGTTCCATGCCTGTCGATGCAGCAGCGCCCCTCCCACTGGATCGTCTTCCCATTCGTAATACGCTTGGCTGCGGCGTACGTGCCATCGACGCCTTCATCACCTGCGGCCGTGGTCAGCGTCTCGGAATCTTTGGCGGCAGTGGCGTTGGAAAAAGTACATTGCTTGGCATGATGGCCCGCGGTACGGAAGCGGATCTAACCGTCATGGCTCTCATCGGAGAACGCGGCCGCGAGGTGCAGGAGTTCCTTGAAGTCATCGGCGAAGAAGGTCGAAAAAAATCGATCCTCGTCGTCTCAACCTCTGACCAGTCGCCCCTTCTCAAGATGCGTGCGGCACTCGCTGCCACGGCCATCGCGGAGTACTTCGCCGCCGAAGGCAAGAACGTTCTGCTCGTCGTCGATTCGCTCACTCGCTTTGCCATGGCGCAACGTGAGATTGGTCTCGCAGCCGGGGAGCCCCCCACAAGCAAGGGTTACACGCCTTCCGTGATCAATACCCTGGCCCGTCTCGTAGAGCGCGCGGGGAACTTCAACAAGGGAAGCATCACAGCCTTTTATACCGTCCTGATGGAAGGGGATGATCAGCAGGATCCCGTCGTAGACACGGTTCGATCCCTGCTGGATGGCCACGTCATCCTGGATCGCAATCTTGCGCTGCAGAATCATTATCCGCCCATCTCGGTGCTCGATAGTCTCAGTCGGCTCATGTCTTCCATCGCCGCTCCGGAGCATCTAGGTAAGGCTCGCGCGCTCCGAATCCTGCTTGCTTCTTATAAGCGGTCGGAGGATCTCATCCGCATCGGCGCTTACCAGAAGGGCTTTGACACCGTGCTTGACCGAGCCGTGGAAGTGCTTCCTGAGCTCAATCGATTTCTGCAGCAGACATCAGAGGAAACGCCGCGATTCGCCGCTGTCGCCAAGCGTTTGAACGAGATGGCAAGCTGA
- a CDS encoding FliH/SctL family protein, whose product MQPQIVTAPAMAAHAALAIAEDHSEEDLTRRLAAEHARGAAETESCLRGEYEGRSQHETARISKTIAEFEKTRKDYFAKVESEVVHLALAIAAKILHRESQVDPMLVAALVQIALGQLKEGSAATIRVRPDNAQRWHQHFASLSMKLSIEIVEDTELQPGDCILETELGSVNFSLDVQLKEVQQGFFDVLSHKPVL is encoded by the coding sequence ATGCAGCCGCAGATAGTCACTGCGCCCGCCATGGCCGCCCATGCCGCACTTGCAATCGCAGAGGACCACAGCGAAGAAGACCTCACCCGCCGTCTCGCCGCGGAGCATGCCCGCGGAGCAGCAGAGACAGAATCTTGTCTTCGCGGTGAGTACGAAGGCAGGTCCCAGCATGAGACAGCCCGGATCTCAAAAACCATCGCCGAATTTGAGAAGACACGCAAAGACTACTTCGCCAAGGTCGAATCAGAGGTTGTTCACCTCGCGCTCGCCATCGCGGCAAAGATCCTTCATCGTGAGTCGCAGGTCGATCCCATGCTGGTCGCCGCCCTCGTTCAGATCGCGCTGGGTCAACTGAAAGAAGGTTCAGCGGCGACGATCCGTGTCCGTCCCGACAATGCCCAGCGCTGGCACCAACACTTCGCCTCGCTCTCCATGAAGCTCTCCATCGAGATCGTTGAAGACACCGAGCTTCAGCCCGGCGATTGCATCCTGGAAACCGAGCTCGGCTCCGTCAACTTTAGCCTCGACGTGCAACTGAAGGAGGTCCAGCAGGGCTTCTTCGACGTCCTCTCACACAAGCCCGTCCTCTGA
- the fliG gene encoding flagellar motor switch protein FliG: MNPETDFNQMTGTRKAAILIALLGEETAASIFPHLSEEDLQGLTHEISRLGSVSKDISLQVLEEYQQMTVAQDHIAQGGHDMATRLLNRAFGENGARDMVQRLIRSQEVNSSKVESLQRIDPKQLARFLEGEHPQTIALILGHLETKQASALLMCLPHPVRAESVRRLANLRQFSPAMAEKVAIVLNKRLRSVGEQKKKTYSGFQSVADLMNNIDATTSGEILETIEKEESTLAVSIRDLMFTFDDFLGVSEVQLRTVTSTVDKKVLTLALKGANERLRGHFYSTMSSRAIEMMKEEADLLGPVRSKDVAKAQLDIVAVARKLEMEGKIILKSEGADEYVV, translated from the coding sequence ATGAACCCGGAGACAGATTTCAACCAGATGACCGGAACGCGCAAGGCCGCAATCCTCATCGCTCTCCTCGGAGAGGAGACAGCTGCCAGCATCTTCCCACATCTTTCTGAAGAAGACTTGCAAGGCCTGACGCATGAGATCTCTCGCCTTGGAAGTGTGTCTAAAGACATCTCCTTACAGGTGCTGGAAGAGTATCAGCAGATGACGGTTGCGCAGGATCACATCGCTCAGGGTGGGCATGACATGGCGACTCGCCTTTTGAATCGGGCCTTTGGAGAGAACGGCGCTCGCGACATGGTCCAGCGGCTCATCCGTTCGCAGGAGGTCAACTCCTCCAAGGTAGAGTCCCTGCAGCGAATCGATCCGAAGCAACTGGCTCGTTTCCTCGAAGGCGAACACCCTCAGACGATCGCCTTGATCCTCGGCCACCTTGAAACCAAGCAGGCCTCCGCGTTGCTGATGTGCTTGCCTCATCCTGTACGTGCCGAGTCGGTCAGAAGGCTCGCGAATCTTCGCCAGTTCTCGCCCGCCATGGCTGAAAAAGTAGCCATCGTCCTCAACAAGCGCCTACGTTCCGTTGGAGAGCAGAAGAAGAAAACCTACTCCGGCTTCCAGAGTGTCGCTGACCTGATGAACAACATCGACGCAACAACATCGGGCGAGATCCTCGAGACCATCGAGAAGGAAGAGTCCACTCTCGCCGTCAGCATCCGCGATCTCATGTTCACCTTCGACGACTTCCTCGGGGTCTCTGAGGTTCAGCTCCGCACCGTCACCAGCACGGTCGACAAGAAGGTCCTGACGCTTGCTCTCAAGGGTGCCAACGAAAGACTGCGTGGCCACTTCTATTCCACCATGTCCTCTCGTGCCATTGAGATGATGAAGGAAGAAGCCGACCTCCTCGGTCCCGTCCGTAGCAAGGATGTCGCCAAGGCACAGTTGGATATAGTAGCCGTCGCCCGCAAGCTGGAGATGGAAGGCAAGATCATCCTCAAGAGCGAAGGAGCCGATGAATATGTCGTCTAG
- the fliF gene encoding flagellar basal-body MS-ring/collar protein FliF — MAGFDQIFVQAKQFWATRTQSQRLFLGVGAAATVGLLALFANLMVTPDYKPLISGLESADAQAISADLTAKKIPFQLSPDGKSISVPADQVDAARLDVASNQSTHSGRLGFEIFDKVSWGQTEFDEKVNYQRALEGELERTIVTLGGVKSARVHLVMATDSVFLDREKSAKASVTLKLNRGGLSHDETASIQRLVSGAVEGLKPTDVSIIDADSNQSMGAAGDGAMGEEGAERQLTQRLMATLTPVVGGDHLRASVNVEYDPGTTEENQEKYDPAVSVPLTIQRSDESTGAGAGVGGVPGTTSNVPQNKANVPPPVGEDSAQVSKTENATYGVNKITRHSLEPAGRIKRITAALVVDDSVKRKLGANGKWTEIRTKRSPQELKQIETLAQNAIGLDTTRGDVISVENLAFDRPDEPDVAPVTALDRARKGVSDFSSVVRYAMLLILFVLAYVLMIRPVQKKVLAVSVQLPQQPLLPEMAAALPLLAPSTSMARALALKEQVVQQVKSEPEGSARVVQAWLRGEAE; from the coding sequence ATGGCCGGATTCGATCAAATATTTGTACAAGCGAAGCAGTTCTGGGCTACCCGGACGCAGAGCCAACGCCTCTTCCTTGGCGTAGGTGCGGCGGCAACCGTCGGTCTCCTCGCGCTGTTCGCCAACCTTATGGTGACGCCAGACTATAAGCCTCTCATCAGCGGCTTGGAGTCTGCAGATGCTCAGGCTATCTCGGCCGATCTCACTGCAAAGAAGATCCCCTTCCAGCTAAGTCCGGACGGCAAGAGCATCAGTGTTCCGGCGGACCAGGTAGATGCTGCCAGGCTGGATGTCGCATCCAATCAGTCCACGCACAGCGGTCGCCTTGGGTTTGAGATCTTCGATAAGGTCTCCTGGGGACAGACGGAGTTTGACGAAAAAGTCAACTACCAGCGTGCCCTTGAAGGCGAACTTGAGCGCACCATCGTAACGCTCGGCGGTGTCAAGAGCGCCCGCGTCCACCTAGTGATGGCAACCGATTCCGTGTTTCTCGATCGTGAGAAGAGCGCCAAAGCCTCCGTTACATTGAAGTTGAATCGCGGCGGACTCTCTCACGATGAAACTGCGTCCATTCAGCGTCTCGTCTCGGGTGCGGTAGAAGGACTCAAGCCGACCGATGTTTCCATCATCGATGCAGATTCCAACCAGTCCATGGGCGCTGCAGGCGATGGTGCCATGGGAGAAGAAGGCGCGGAGCGTCAACTCACGCAGCGGCTCATGGCAACCTTGACTCCGGTCGTAGGTGGCGATCATCTGCGAGCCAGCGTCAACGTCGAGTATGACCCCGGAACCACGGAAGAGAACCAGGAAAAATACGATCCTGCCGTGAGTGTTCCTCTCACCATTCAGCGTTCCGACGAGTCGACCGGCGCAGGTGCGGGCGTCGGGGGAGTCCCAGGAACTACAAGCAATGTACCGCAGAATAAGGCAAACGTTCCGCCACCCGTGGGAGAGGATTCAGCGCAGGTCTCAAAGACTGAGAACGCAACGTATGGAGTCAACAAGATCACGCGTCATTCTCTTGAGCCGGCAGGTCGAATCAAGCGCATCACAGCCGCGCTGGTTGTGGATGATTCCGTGAAGCGCAAACTAGGCGCGAACGGAAAGTGGACGGAGATTCGTACGAAACGTTCCCCACAGGAGTTGAAGCAGATTGAAACGCTTGCGCAGAATGCCATCGGTCTGGATACAACCCGAGGCGATGTCATCAGTGTTGAAAACCTTGCCTTCGATAGACCAGACGAACCAGATGTCGCACCGGTCACAGCTCTCGACCGTGCGCGTAAGGGAGTCTCGGATTTCTCTTCAGTCGTTCGTTATGCAATGCTGCTGATCCTTTTCGTTCTCGCCTATGTCCTCATGATCAGGCCCGTTCAGAAGAAGGTGCTTGCGGTCTCCGTACAACTCCCGCAACAGCCTTTGTTGCCTGAGATGGCCGCCGCCCTTCCGCTGCTTGCACCATCCACAAGCATGGCCCGGGCGCTCGCGCTGAAAGAACAGGTCGTTCAACAAGTGAAGTCTGAGCCAGAAGGAAGCGCACGTGTTGTGCAGGCCTGGTTACGTGGAGAAGCAGAATGA
- the fliE gene encoding flagellar hook-basal body complex protein FliE — translation MNIPIGGMSIPIPTGMTTPSFGGMTDPSQSGGFSDVLKGAISQVSNLEGSANQQVNRLIQGGNADMSKVMISVEKADVAFQLMMQVRNKIVSAYQDIEKMQF, via the coding sequence ATGAATATTCCAATTGGCGGTATGTCGATCCCGATCCCCACCGGAATGACTACTCCATCCTTCGGCGGCATGACTGATCCCAGTCAGAGCGGCGGCTTCAGTGATGTCCTGAAAGGGGCAATCAGCCAGGTCAGCAACCTTGAAGGTAGTGCAAATCAGCAAGTCAACAGGCTTATCCAGGGCGGCAATGCTGATATGAGCAAGGTCATGATCTCGGTTGAAAAAGCCGATGTTGCCTTCCAACTCATGATGCAGGTACGCAACAAGATTGTAAGTGCCTACCAGGATATCGAGAAGATGCAGTTCTGA
- the flgC gene encoding flagellar basal body rod protein FlgC, which produces MGPFDMLQISGSALSAERQRSEVIAANMANAETTHTDTGGPFKRKEVVFSSASDSSFHLTFAKTGGLSGKTPGTVRISQIVDDTAAPVMRYEPGHPDADKDGFVAYPAINPVQEMVDLMGSTRAYQLNASAVSAAKQMIQQSIDILKS; this is translated from the coding sequence ATGGGTCCCTTTGACATGCTTCAAATCAGTGGTTCTGCTCTTTCCGCAGAACGACAGCGCTCAGAAGTCATCGCAGCAAACATGGCCAACGCTGAAACGACTCACACCGATACGGGTGGTCCCTTCAAGCGTAAAGAGGTGGTCTTCTCCTCGGCCAGCGACTCTTCCTTTCACCTCACCTTCGCCAAGACGGGCGGCTTGTCCGGAAAAACACCAGGAACGGTGCGCATTTCGCAGATTGTCGATGATACCGCCGCACCTGTAATGCGGTACGAGCCCGGCCACCCGGACGCGGATAAGGATGGCTTCGTCGCTTACCCGGCCATCAATCCTGTGCAGGAGATGGTGGACCTTATGGGATCTACCCGTGCCTATCAACTGAATGCCTCCGCTGTCTCAGCGGCCAAGCAGATGATTCAGCAGTCCATCGACATTCTCAAGAGCTAG
- a CDS encoding flagellar basal body rod protein FlgB has protein sequence MELTTDREQTIASNMANVDTPGYRTKDVNFKQAMMTASSGADGSEFTPVVNKVNGLLERPDGNNVNLDRESLLLAQSQLQYSLGTQLVKGQFHQLLSAINGGS, from the coding sequence TTGGAACTCACCACTGACCGGGAACAAACCATCGCTTCCAACATGGCCAACGTGGATACCCCGGGGTATCGCACCAAGGACGTCAACTTCAAGCAGGCGATGATGACTGCGAGCTCAGGCGCGGATGGCTCTGAATTCACGCCGGTCGTCAACAAAGTCAATGGTCTCCTCGAGCGCCCTGACGGAAACAACGTCAACCTTGATCGAGAGAGCTTGCTGCTCGCTCAGTCCCAGCTTCAATACTCACTTGGCACCCAGTTAGTTAAGGGTCAATTTCACCAGTTACTCAGCGCAATCAATGGAGGTAGCTAG
- a CDS encoding sigma-54-dependent transcriptional regulator: MNFAQPSSVLIVDDEAGIRTALRVNFARNGWTVETASGVTEAARLLESKEFHLVVSDMRMPDGNGLEVMRSARKVSPSTAVILLTAFGSVPDAVQAMRGGAFDYLTKPVSFEQLEEAAARVMQPVKDAIRPDTSDTGSIVGRAPQLLRAISRARAASSTDADVLVEAESGTGKELLARFIHEASNRARKPFIAVNCAAVPEHLLESELFGHARGAFTGATTAKPGKFELANGGTLLLDEIGEMPLNLQPKLLRALQEREFERLGETRSIKVDIRVIATTNVNLASMVDEGKFRSDLYYRLNVIPLSIPALKDRAGDIELLANYFVEKFAAKLGGPAPRLSAEFVDRLNAHNWPGNVRELGNFMRRVCSLHPSVLLDADCFDQEFQTRTKAIPAAASAPLVIAGAPIRQLERVHLENTLAMTQGNRTQAAEMLGISIRTMRNRIREYGLPPRRYA, from the coding sequence ATGAACTTCGCGCAACCATCATCGGTGCTCATCGTAGACGACGAGGCCGGCATTCGCACCGCGTTGCGGGTGAACTTCGCACGCAACGGTTGGACCGTCGAAACGGCCAGCGGCGTGACTGAAGCCGCACGACTCCTAGAGAGCAAGGAGTTTCACCTCGTTGTCAGTGACATGCGTATGCCGGATGGCAATGGCCTTGAAGTCATGCGCTCCGCGCGCAAAGTCTCCCCCAGCACAGCCGTGATTCTTCTTACCGCCTTCGGCAGTGTTCCTGATGCAGTTCAGGCCATGCGTGGCGGGGCCTTCGACTACCTCACCAAGCCGGTCTCGTTTGAGCAGTTGGAAGAAGCTGCCGCCCGCGTCATGCAGCCGGTCAAGGACGCCATTCGTCCCGACACCTCAGACACTGGCAGCATCGTCGGACGCGCCCCCCAGCTTTTACGCGCCATCAGCCGAGCCCGCGCCGCCTCCAGCACGGACGCTGATGTCTTGGTTGAAGCGGAAAGCGGCACCGGCAAGGAACTGCTCGCACGCTTCATTCATGAAGCCAGCAATCGCGCGCGCAAGCCGTTCATCGCAGTCAACTGCGCTGCCGTCCCGGAGCATCTTCTGGAGAGCGAGCTCTTCGGGCACGCACGCGGTGCCTTCACCGGCGCCACCACAGCAAAGCCCGGCAAATTTGAGCTGGCCAACGGCGGCACGCTTCTTCTGGACGAGATCGGTGAGATGCCGCTGAATCTGCAGCCCAAGCTTCTGCGTGCCCTCCAGGAGCGTGAGTTTGAGCGGCTTGGCGAGACACGGTCCATCAAGGTTGATATCCGGGTGATCGCGACGACGAATGTGAATTTAGCTTCCATGGTCGATGAGGGTAAGTTCCGCAGCGATCTCTACTATCGGCTTAATGTCATTCCTCTTTCAATCCCTGCGCTAAAAGATCGTGCAGGTGATATCGAACTTCTCGCGAACTACTTTGTGGAGAAGTTCGCAGCAAAGCTCGGAGGCCCGGCTCCCAGGCTGAGTGCAGAGTTTGTAGATCGCCTCAACGCACATAACTGGCCCGGCAATGTTCGTGAGCTCGGTAACTTCATGCGTCGGGTCTGCTCTCTTCACCCTAGCGTCCTGCTGGATGCTGATTGCTTCGACCAGGAGTTTCAGACGCGCACCAAGGCGATCCCAGCGGCTGCTTCCGCTCCTCTGGTCATCGCCGGCGCACCCATTCGCCAGCTTGAGCGAGTTCATCTTGAGAACACATTGGCCATGACACAGGGCAACCGCACCCAGGCCGCCGAGATGCTCGGCATCAGCATCCGCACCATGCGCAACAGAATTCGTGAATACGGGCTCCCGCCCCGGAGGTATGCATAA
- a CDS encoding sensor histidine kinase: MEYLSHHEPINVPGLIAPPDVFVLADAFSEFISASSRLEASYGKLQLEVTHLSHELADRNFALKASLAENERVHRALQQIVDSMPCGVLVVDGDGDISMINPECRRLLDLDEAPAQCLETISAQTGIDLAGFLHRHTSSEEEQEFCRNSTSGKRWLSVHDRCLFRGDETDPYGRGVRQTILILRDVTVHKQAEQERERARKATALSEVATTLAHEIRNPLTSLELFAGLIAAGGEGTDEWISHLRAGIRSLAGTVNNVLSFHGVGFPSLTAIDLVTSIRSSVEFVRPIADEAGVSLLFASAGSKLMVRGNSSALQQVVLNIICNAIRHTEKGGTIQVSVLVAERQDSTFAVIEFADTGSGITQEHLEEIFRPGFSGSGNSSGLGLAVCSQIVKQHEGNIRVTSTVGTGTTFFVEIPTL; this comes from the coding sequence ATGGAATACCTCTCTCATCATGAGCCAATAAATGTTCCCGGACTGATCGCCCCCCCGGACGTCTTCGTCCTCGCGGATGCTTTCTCCGAGTTCATCTCCGCTTCGTCTCGGCTTGAGGCGTCCTACGGAAAGCTCCAGCTTGAAGTCACACATCTCAGCCACGAACTGGCAGATCGCAACTTCGCCCTGAAGGCCAGTCTCGCTGAGAACGAACGCGTCCACCGAGCCCTGCAACAGATCGTCGATTCCATGCCGTGCGGCGTTCTCGTCGTCGATGGGGATGGCGATATCTCGATGATCAATCCCGAGTGCCGCCGCCTCCTTGATCTGGACGAAGCTCCGGCCCAGTGCCTGGAGACTATTTCCGCGCAGACCGGCATAGATCTCGCCGGATTTCTCCATCGCCACACCAGCTCAGAAGAAGAGCAGGAGTTCTGCAGGAACTCGACCAGTGGCAAGCGCTGGCTCTCTGTCCATGACCGCTGCCTCTTCCGCGGTGACGAAACCGACCCCTATGGCCGTGGCGTAAGACAGACCATCCTGATTCTTCGTGATGTTACGGTCCACAAGCAGGCCGAACAGGAGCGCGAGCGCGCACGCAAAGCAACAGCGCTCTCTGAAGTCGCCACCACGCTCGCTCATGAAATTAGAAACCCCCTCACTAGCCTCGAGCTCTTCGCCGGCCTCATCGCCGCTGGTGGAGAGGGAACTGACGAGTGGATATCGCATCTTCGCGCCGGAATTCGCTCTTTAGCGGGAACGGTCAACAACGTGCTTAGCTTCCATGGTGTGGGCTTCCCTTCGCTGACCGCTATCGATCTCGTCACCTCAATCCGTAGCAGCGTAGAGTTCGTTCGTCCCATCGCAGACGAAGCAGGGGTATCCCTCCTCTTCGCTTCGGCGGGATCGAAGCTCATGGTCAGAGGGAACAGCAGCGCCCTGCAGCAGGTTGTACTCAACATCATCTGCAACGCGATTCGGCACACGGAAAAGGGCGGCACGATTCAGGTGTCGGTTCTTGTGGCTGAGAGGCAGGACAGCACGTTCGCCGTCATCGAGTTTGCGGACACAGGCAGCGGCATCACCCAGGAGCATCTGGAGGAGATCTTTCGCCCCGGCTTTAGCGGCAGCGGTAACAGTTCAGGACTCGGTCTCGCAGTATGCAGCCAGATCGTCAAGCAGCATGAAGGCAACATTCGCGTCACCAGCACCGTTGGAACCGGAACAACTTTCTTTGTGGAGATTCCCACCCTATGA